The following coding sequences are from one Enterococcus sp. 4G2_DIV0659 window:
- a CDS encoding endonuclease MutS2 — MNQETYTKTQFNQIKETLENHAVSSYGKELIQNLKPSNKIDVVKKRLQETSEAKALLDAQLHAPFMGLNTIKQLTNQVEKGFILDPSELVSYADFLRSNRLIQQFMEKNEWIAPLLAKYGKSLQVFPEIEKEIYQVIRNNQIENDASRELRKIRRSLQECDKEIETKLQSFLRQAQNKSKIQEAIIVKKNDRYTIPIKATYKNQITGTIVELSSKGTTVFVEPAGVIKLNDKLYQLKMEEATEVYQILSTLTGLIAEQMNTIQSNLEIIAQYDMIFARAKYSREINGIEPKLNQDGIIEFVNVKHTLLGESAVPLNLSIGKEYRGLTITGPNAGGKTVVLKTIALISLQTMIGLQIIADIGTNIAIFDQIFVDIGDQQSIENALSTFSGHMGNISEILAKTKGNSLILLDEVGSGTEPNEGAALAIAIMEAFYKKGSIILTTTHYGEIKRFSEQHEDFITAAMAFDAETLTPKYQLILGETGESNAFWIANKMNLEKTVVKQAQTYLQTREYSTEKYRFSKNTAKTEAPRVFPTYQKGDRVFWTEKKEIVLIYDQIEMTDKAIIYVDNEKKTVHKRQLKLERSASDLYPPNYDLDSLFEDYHERKKQRDLERGSKKAYKKLKKEMQARKNNG, encoded by the coding sequence ATGAACCAAGAAACCTATACAAAAACACAATTTAATCAAATCAAAGAAACACTAGAAAATCATGCGGTTAGTTCTTACGGAAAAGAATTGATCCAAAATTTAAAACCGAGCAATAAAATCGATGTTGTAAAAAAACGACTGCAAGAAACTTCAGAAGCAAAAGCGCTATTGGATGCTCAATTACATGCGCCGTTTATGGGATTAAACACTATTAAACAATTGACCAATCAAGTAGAAAAGGGGTTTATTTTAGATCCAAGCGAATTAGTCAGCTATGCAGATTTTTTGAGAAGTAATCGTTTGATTCAGCAATTTATGGAAAAAAATGAATGGATAGCGCCGCTTTTAGCGAAATATGGTAAATCATTACAGGTATTTCCTGAGATTGAAAAAGAAATTTATCAAGTCATTCGTAACAATCAAATCGAAAATGATGCCAGTCGGGAATTGCGAAAAATCCGAAGATCACTTCAAGAATGTGACAAAGAAATCGAAACGAAACTACAATCCTTTCTTCGACAAGCACAAAATAAATCGAAAATTCAAGAAGCAATCATCGTTAAGAAAAATGACCGTTATACTATACCGATCAAAGCAACTTATAAAAATCAAATAACAGGCACAATTGTTGAGCTATCTTCAAAGGGCACAACTGTTTTTGTCGAACCTGCAGGTGTGATAAAACTTAATGACAAACTCTATCAATTAAAGATGGAAGAAGCGACGGAAGTGTATCAAATTCTCTCAACCTTAACTGGATTGATTGCTGAACAAATGAACACAATTCAATCAAATTTAGAAATCATTGCCCAATACGATATGATTTTTGCACGTGCAAAATATAGTAGAGAAATCAACGGTATAGAACCTAAACTAAATCAAGACGGTATCATTGAGTTTGTAAATGTAAAACATACGCTGTTAGGCGAGTCCGCTGTACCATTGAATTTGTCAATAGGCAAAGAGTATCGTGGATTAACCATTACTGGCCCAAATGCTGGTGGCAAAACAGTTGTTTTAAAGACTATTGCATTAATTTCATTACAAACAATGATTGGTCTGCAAATAATCGCAGATATTGGTACCAATATTGCTATTTTTGATCAAATTTTTGTTGATATTGGGGATCAACAAAGTATTGAAAACGCATTGAGTACTTTTTCGGGACATATGGGGAACATCTCTGAAATTTTAGCCAAAACAAAAGGAAATAGTTTAATTTTATTAGATGAAGTCGGTAGCGGAACCGAACCAAATGAAGGAGCAGCCTTGGCCATAGCTATCATGGAAGCTTTTTATAAAAAAGGCAGTATCATCTTAACCACCACTCATTATGGTGAAATCAAGCGATTCTCAGAACAACATGAAGACTTTATCACAGCAGCGATGGCCTTTGATGCAGAAACACTCACACCAAAATATCAATTGATTTTGGGCGAAACAGGAGAAAGCAATGCCTTTTGGATCGCTAATAAAATGAATTTAGAGAAAACCGTAGTCAAACAAGCACAAACTTATCTGCAGACACGTGAGTATTCAACAGAAAAATACCGATTCTCTAAAAACACAGCTAAAACAGAAGCACCACGGGTATTTCCAACCTATCAAAAAGGCGATCGTGTATTTTGGACTGAAAAAAAAGAAATCGTACTAATCTATGATCAGATAGAGATGACCGATAAGGCAATCATATACGTTGATAACGAAAAAAAGACAGTTCATAAACGCCAACTAAAACTAGAAAGAAGCGCAAGCGACCTATATCCGCCAAACTATGACCTAGACTCATTGTTTGAAGACTACCACGAACGAAAGAAACAAAGAGACTTAGAACGAGGGTCAAAAAAAGCCTACAAGAAATTAAAGAAAGAAATGCAAGCAAGAAAAAACAATGGATGA
- the glgA gene encoding glycogen synthase GlgA, whose protein sequence is MDILFASAECAPFFKTGGLGDVAASLPKELAKKGEHLSVVLPYFTKMPNIFKEQCEELTSFYVDVGWRHQYCGIKRFVMNNVTYYFIDNNYYFDREHLYGYEDDSERFAFFSLAIIEMLQHIKFFPDIIHINDFHTAMIPFLLKKKYQANSAYSKIKTILTIHNIEFQGSYSSNSLLDLFGLELISHDNDIVRFSDGLNYLKTGIIYADRINTVSPSYAQEIKTSEFGFGLDSVLRLEEGKLSGILNGIDYELNDPETDKLIPANFSVEELSGKKQNKQALQKKMNLPIREEVPLIGIVSRLTFQKGFQLLLEELGKLLENDIQLVLLGTGDPEIERSFRSFSERYPNTLKATLTFDVELAQLIYAGSDLFMMPSATEPCGLSQMIAMRYGALPIVHEIGGLKDTVVPFDPVKKEGTGFGFSEFRAYYLRYATQMALDLYRNDQTTWEHLVKTAMKKDFSWNKSSQLYLELYQKVVGL, encoded by the coding sequence ATGGATATATTATTTGCGTCAGCAGAGTGTGCCCCCTTTTTCAAAACAGGCGGTCTAGGTGATGTGGCCGCATCGTTACCAAAAGAATTAGCTAAAAAAGGAGAACATCTCTCTGTGGTATTGCCTTATTTCACCAAAATGCCTAACATCTTCAAGGAACAATGCGAAGAGCTTACCTCATTTTATGTAGATGTTGGTTGGCGGCACCAATATTGTGGGATCAAACGTTTCGTCATGAATAACGTAACGTATTATTTTATTGATAACAACTATTATTTTGATCGTGAACATTTATATGGCTATGAAGATGATAGCGAACGCTTTGCCTTCTTTTCTTTAGCTATTATCGAAATGTTGCAGCACATCAAATTTTTTCCTGACATTATTCACATTAATGATTTCCATACAGCGATGATCCCTTTTTTACTAAAGAAAAAGTACCAAGCAAACTCTGCATATTCTAAAATAAAAACAATTTTAACCATCCATAATATTGAATTTCAAGGCTCGTATAGTTCTAATTCATTGCTTGATTTGTTTGGACTGGAACTAATTAGTCATGATAATGATATTGTTCGATTTAGTGATGGACTTAATTATTTAAAAACGGGTATTATCTATGCCGATCGAATAAATACAGTTAGTCCAAGCTACGCACAAGAGATAAAAACATCAGAGTTTGGTTTCGGGTTGGACAGCGTTTTACGTTTGGAAGAGGGAAAGTTAAGTGGGATATTAAACGGAATCGATTATGAGCTAAATGATCCTGAGACCGACAAGCTCATTCCAGCAAATTTTTCAGTGGAAGAACTATCTGGAAAAAAACAGAACAAGCAAGCTTTGCAAAAAAAAATGAATTTGCCAATTCGTGAAGAAGTGCCATTGATTGGGATTGTCAGTCGACTGACGTTTCAAAAAGGCTTCCAACTGCTCTTAGAGGAGTTAGGCAAATTATTGGAAAATGATATTCAACTTGTTTTACTAGGGACAGGAGATCCTGAAATTGAACGTTCTTTTCGATCCTTTAGTGAACGATATCCGAATACATTGAAAGCAACGCTCACCTTTGATGTAGAACTGGCCCAGTTGATTTACGCGGGTTCCGACTTATTTATGATGCCTTCTGCAACAGAACCTTGCGGACTCTCTCAAATGATTGCTATGCGTTATGGGGCGTTGCCGATTGTTCATGAAATTGGCGGTCTAAAAGACACGGTTGTTCCATTTGATCCTGTGAAAAAAGAGGGGACTGGTTTTGGTTTTTCTGAGTTTCGTGCATATTATTTAAGGTATGCCACACAAATGGCTCTTGATTTATATCGGAATGATCAAACAACATGGGAGCATTTAGTTAAAACAGCAATGAAAAAAGATTTTAGCTGGAACAAATCCAGCCAACTTTACTTAGAGCTATATCAAAAGGTAGTAGGATTGTAG
- the glgD gene encoding glucose-1-phosphate adenylyltransferase subunit GlgD, giving the protein MKTNKMCAILGNVTRFQELLPLTENRPLDTLPFDCKYRLIDFPLSSIANANVHSIFMIFNEGETRSVFDHIGGGREWHLDSLQNRYFVYFYQDFIKEKAQGLPYYASIIDYLEKSESEYTVFMGSNMLCTIDLNAVLKTHQSHNNPITVVYKKMEDAHLSKEDALLQIDENGHVEEIYKKNPDSKEIRALNLSMNIYIIQTNWLIEQLSIGQQQDSPINLNEFFRERISDVQTTAHEYTGYLSNIIDVASYYQANMDMLDEKKFRALMYAKQKVYTKRRNEVPTYYSAESSVKNSQCATGCIIEGKLENSLVSRRTVIKKGAKIKDSILMSNAKVAENAVIEYAILDKNVIVDAGVRIVGTKGKPIVIQKNQIVSADVIREV; this is encoded by the coding sequence ATGAAAACGAATAAAATGTGTGCCATTTTAGGAAATGTCACAAGATTTCAAGAACTGTTGCCACTAACAGAAAATCGACCGTTAGATACATTACCATTTGATTGTAAGTATCGATTGATCGATTTCCCTCTTTCAAGTATTGCCAATGCCAATGTTCATTCGATTTTTATGATCTTTAATGAAGGAGAAACACGCTCTGTTTTCGATCATATCGGAGGCGGTAGAGAGTGGCATTTAGATTCATTACAAAATCGCTATTTCGTTTACTTTTATCAAGATTTTATAAAAGAAAAAGCGCAAGGTCTTCCTTATTACGCATCGATTATTGATTATCTTGAAAAGTCTGAATCAGAATACACTGTTTTTATGGGTAGCAATATGTTATGCACGATTGATCTCAATGCTGTTTTGAAAACACATCAATCCCATAATAACCCAATAACTGTTGTCTATAAGAAAATGGAAGATGCTCATCTATCAAAAGAAGATGCACTTCTTCAAATTGACGAGAATGGACATGTGGAGGAAATTTACAAAAAAAATCCGGATTCTAAAGAAATAAGAGCATTAAATCTCTCAATGAATATCTACATTATTCAGACAAATTGGCTGATTGAGCAACTGAGTATTGGGCAACAACAAGATAGCCCAATCAATCTTAACGAATTTTTTAGAGAGAGAATCAGTGACGTTCAAACAACAGCACATGAATACACTGGATATTTAAGCAACATTATTGACGTTGCCTCTTATTATCAAGCGAATATGGATATGCTTGATGAGAAAAAATTTCGAGCATTGATGTATGCAAAACAAAAAGTTTACACGAAAAGAAGAAATGAAGTGCCAACTTATTATTCTGCAGAATCAAGTGTAAAAAATAGTCAATGCGCAACAGGCTGTATTATTGAAGGAAAGTTGGAAAATAGTCTAGTCTCAAGGAGAACAGTCATCAAAAAAGGAGCTAAAATCAAGGACTCGATCCTAATGTCTAATGCTAAAGTAGCTGAAAATGCAGTAATCGAATATGCTATTTTAGATAAGAATGTTATTGTTGATGCTGGAGTGCGGATCGTGGGAACCAAGGGAAAGCCGATAGTAATTCAAAAAAATCAAATTGTTTCAGCCGATGTGATTAGGGAGGTATGA
- a CDS encoding glucose-1-phosphate adenylyltransferase, translated as MKTEMLAMILAGGQGTRLGKLTKNIAKPAVPFGGRYRIIDFTLSNCINSGIKNVGVVTQYQPLALNSHIGNGSSWGLDGIDSGVTILQPYSSSDGEKWFEGTAHAIYQNIAYIDQMNPEYVLILSGDHIYKMNYDEMLDEHIANDASLTVAVIEVPMKEASRFGIMNTDEKDRIIEFDEKPAKPKSNLASMGIYIFNWACLRKVLVNSYAKDGQMLDFGKHVIPSYLEADENVYAYHFNGYWKDVGTIDSLWEASMEFIELNNHLDMRNKNWRMFSKNMISPPHFITESASVEHSLIGDGCYVAGTVKNSILSIDVQVKVGSIIENSVIMPGAKIGKQVQIKNAIIGEDAIVGDHEHIYQEGTIAVIGYSEVIGVKSDENE; from the coding sequence ATGAAGACAGAAATGCTTGCAATGATTTTAGCTGGAGGACAAGGAACGCGTTTAGGCAAATTAACGAAAAATATCGCAAAACCAGCAGTACCTTTTGGCGGCAGATATCGAATCATAGATTTTACATTAAGTAATTGTATCAATTCTGGTATTAAAAATGTCGGAGTGGTGACGCAATATCAACCATTAGCGCTTAATAGCCATATTGGCAATGGTTCTAGCTGGGGTTTAGATGGCATTGATTCTGGGGTAACGATCTTACAACCTTATTCCAGCTCTGATGGCGAAAAATGGTTTGAAGGAACTGCGCATGCTATTTACCAGAATATTGCTTATATCGATCAGATGAATCCAGAGTATGTATTGATTTTATCAGGAGATCATATTTATAAAATGAATTACGATGAAATGTTGGACGAGCACATTGCAAATGACGCTTCTTTGACGGTCGCGGTGATTGAAGTGCCGATGAAAGAAGCCTCCAGATTTGGCATCATGAATACAGATGAAAAGGATCGCATTATCGAATTTGATGAAAAACCAGCCAAACCGAAAAGTAATCTAGCATCAATGGGGATCTATATTTTCAATTGGGCTTGTTTGAGAAAAGTGTTGGTGAATAGCTATGCCAAAGATGGACAGATGTTAGATTTTGGTAAACATGTAATTCCGTCCTATTTGGAAGCCGATGAAAATGTATATGCGTATCATTTTAATGGTTATTGGAAAGATGTTGGGACGATTGATTCTTTATGGGAAGCTAGCATGGAATTTATCGAATTGAACAATCATTTAGATATGAGAAATAAAAATTGGCGTATGTTTTCAAAAAATATGATTTCACCGCCACATTTTATTACTGAATCAGCTTCTGTTGAACATTCATTAATTGGAGATGGTTGTTATGTAGCTGGAACTGTCAAAAATAGTATTTTATCTATAGATGTTCAAGTAAAAGTTGGGTCAATCATAGAAAATAGCGTAATCATGCCTGGTGCGAAGATTGGCAAACAGGTTCAAATCAAAAATGCAATTATCGGAGAAGACGCAATTGTAGGAGATCATGAACACATTTATCAAGAAGGAACAATCGCGGTAATCGGTTATTCAGAAGTGATCGGAGTGAAAAGTGATGAAAACGAATAA
- the glgB gene encoding 1,4-alpha-glucan branching protein GlgB — protein MPSEKNQLKRFETGENFYSQHYFGAHPVNHNNQAGYVFRVWAPHAQAVWLVGTFNHWECSLLMEQDEPFGVWKLFTTEPKEGDLYKYLVKQADGKEVYKIDPFAVIFEKRPNDAAVIGTIPAKKWRDGQWLQQKKQEDHFQQPLNVYEVHASSWKCEEDGTPYTFQKLKEALIPYVKELGFSHIEFLPLMEHPLGASWGYQLIGYFAISSYYGTPAEFQDFVEACHLNNIGVLVDWVPGHFCINDDALPYYDGTPQFEYTDSVRAKNVRWGSLNFDLGKPQVQSFLISSALHWIECFHIDGIRVDAVSNMLYLDYDEGPFTLNDNESNRNWEGFYFLQKLNAVIKQKHPHVLMIAEESTSQTQITGTLTSGSLGFDYKWNLGWMNDVLHFYEMDAKFRKHHFRLLTFSFMYRMNERYLLPLSHDEVVHGKRSLMHKMWGDRYKQFAQLRNLYVYMMTHPGKKLLFMGSEWGQFLEWKSDDQLEWCDLEDTLNHCMQHFTKVLNQLYQKEKALWVLDHAPEGVEIIDADNSEELVLSFIRKGKKERDFLIVLLNLSPIERKNFTIGVPYSGVYEEILNTELKEYGGTWTAGNQAATSKEERFKQFNHCIQTIIPSLGAIILKPKKLFI, from the coding sequence ATGCCTAGTGAAAAAAATCAGCTAAAACGTTTTGAAACAGGTGAAAATTTTTATAGTCAACATTACTTTGGGGCACATCCAGTCAATCACAATAATCAAGCCGGTTATGTTTTTAGAGTCTGGGCCCCCCATGCTCAAGCTGTTTGGTTAGTTGGTACGTTTAATCATTGGGAATGCTCTTTACTGATGGAACAAGATGAACCGTTTGGCGTATGGAAACTATTTACTACAGAGCCAAAAGAAGGTGATTTATATAAATATCTGGTAAAGCAAGCAGATGGCAAGGAGGTCTATAAAATCGATCCGTTCGCTGTTATTTTTGAGAAGCGCCCGAATGACGCTGCGGTGATTGGCACAATACCGGCTAAAAAATGGCGTGATGGACAATGGTTACAGCAAAAGAAACAGGAGGATCATTTTCAACAACCATTAAATGTGTATGAAGTACATGCAAGTTCATGGAAATGTGAAGAAGATGGTACACCTTATACCTTTCAAAAACTAAAAGAAGCTTTGATTCCTTACGTCAAAGAGCTGGGATTTTCTCATATAGAATTTCTACCTTTAATGGAACATCCCTTGGGGGCTTCGTGGGGGTATCAGTTGATTGGTTATTTTGCAATTAGTTCGTATTATGGCACACCGGCAGAGTTTCAGGATTTTGTTGAAGCCTGTCACTTGAATAATATTGGGGTCTTGGTTGATTGGGTGCCGGGACATTTTTGTATTAATGATGATGCGTTGCCTTATTATGATGGGACACCACAGTTTGAATATACGGATTCAGTTCGAGCGAAAAATGTTCGGTGGGGCTCGTTGAATTTTGATTTAGGAAAGCCCCAGGTACAAAGTTTTTTAATTTCCAGTGCCTTACATTGGATTGAGTGTTTCCATATTGATGGCATTCGTGTAGATGCTGTTTCAAATATGCTGTATTTGGATTATGATGAAGGACCGTTTACATTAAATGATAATGAAAGTAATCGAAATTGGGAAGGCTTTTATTTTTTACAAAAGCTAAACGCAGTGATTAAGCAGAAGCATCCTCATGTCCTCATGATCGCAGAAGAAAGTACATCGCAAACGCAAATTACAGGGACACTTACAAGTGGTTCTTTAGGCTTCGATTATAAGTGGAATTTAGGGTGGATGAATGATGTTTTACATTTTTATGAGATGGATGCAAAGTTTAGGAAACATCATTTTCGTTTGCTGACATTTTCTTTTATGTACAGAATGAATGAACGTTATCTGTTACCCTTGTCACATGATGAAGTGGTTCATGGAAAGCGAAGTTTGATGCATAAAATGTGGGGCGATCGCTATAAGCAATTTGCTCAATTACGTAATTTGTATGTATATATGATGACTCATCCAGGGAAAAAATTATTGTTTATGGGCAGTGAATGGGGACAATTTTTAGAATGGAAGTCTGATGATCAGCTTGAATGGTGTGACCTTGAGGATACTCTAAATCATTGTATGCAGCATTTTACAAAGGTTCTTAACCAGCTTTATCAAAAGGAAAAAGCGCTTTGGGTATTAGATCATGCGCCTGAGGGTGTCGAAATCATTGATGCAGATAATAGTGAAGAGCTGGTTTTGAGTTTTATACGTAAGGGGAAGAAAGAGAGGGACTTTTTAATTGTGTTGCTGAATCTTTCCCCTATTGAGCGAAAAAATTTTACGATTGGTGTTCCTTATTCTGGAGTTTATGAAGAAATACTCAACACAGAGTTGAAAGAGTATGGTGGAACTTGGACTGCAGGGAATCAGGCGGCTACTTCAAAAGAAGAAAGATTCAAGCAATTTAATCACTGTATTCAGACAATTATTCCCTCTCTGGGAGCGATTATTTTAAAGCCGAAAAAATTGTTTATCTAA
- a CDS encoding SDR family NAD(P)-dependent oxidoreductase — protein MNISFKDNVVIVTGSTSGIGEATAKEFAQAGATVIVCGRREDKGEVVVEKIKEYGGNALFIQTDVTDDSSMQHLVEEVIKQFGKIDVLINNAGVYRSFPFEQIDMEKEYEELFNINVRSYIYLSKLVLKYMLERGTGNIINIASVGGLNGGPGIATYCASKGAILQLTRSMAKEFGGRGIRVNSVLPGLIHTEMMPEGGPMDQVIDTMIPLKRAGQSQEIAQPILFLCSPYASFINGASIMIDGGQSA, from the coding sequence ATGAACATTTCGTTTAAAGATAACGTTGTCATTGTTACTGGATCAACATCAGGGATTGGTGAAGCAACAGCAAAAGAATTTGCACAAGCAGGTGCAACGGTTATCGTTTGCGGACGCAGAGAAGATAAAGGTGAAGTCGTGGTTGAAAAAATCAAGGAGTATGGTGGCAATGCTTTATTTATCCAGACAGATGTAACGGACGATTCTAGCATGCAACATTTGGTGGAAGAGGTTATAAAACAATTTGGAAAAATCGATGTCTTGATAAATAATGCTGGCGTTTATAGGTCTTTCCCTTTTGAACAGATTGATATGGAAAAAGAATACGAAGAACTCTTTAACATTAATGTTAGGAGTTATATTTATCTATCAAAATTGGTTTTGAAGTATATGTTAGAACGCGGAACTGGAAACATTATTAACATTGCTTCGGTTGGTGGATTAAACGGCGGCCCTGGTATTGCCACTTATTGTGCATCTAAAGGAGCGATTTTACAATTAACCCGTTCAATGGCAAAAGAGTTCGGTGGACGTGGGATTAGAGTAAATAGTGTACTACCAGGCTTAATTCACACTGAAATGATGCCTGAAGGTGGACCAATGGATCAAGTGATCGATACCATGATTCCTTTAAAACGAGCAGGACAAAGTCAAGAAATTGCACAACCAATCCTCTTTTTATGTAGCCCATATGCTTCATTTATCAACGGCGCATCCATCATGATCGATGGCGGTCAAAGTGCATAA
- the alaS gene encoding alanine--tRNA ligase, with product MKQLSSSQVRQMYLDFFKSKGHSVEPSASLVPVNDPTLLWINSGVATLKKYFDGSVVPENPRITNAQKSIRTNDIENVGKTARHHTMFEMLGNFSIGDYFKKEAIHWAWEFLTSPEWMAFDPEKLYVTVYPKDTEAKRIWHEEVGLSMKHIIDIEDNFWDIGAGPCGPDSEIFYDRGESFNDVAEDDPENYPGGENERYLEIWNLVFSEFNHQADDTYEPLPHKNIDTGMGLERVVSIVQNAPTNFETDLFMPIIHAVEKLSGQVTYGQAPQTDISFKVIADHIRALSFAIGDGALPSNEGRGYVLRRLLRRAVMHGKKLGINEAFLYKLVPVVGKVMVSYYPEVLQQKDFIEKVVRTEEERFHETINEGLDILNELITKVKAAKEETLNGKDIFKLYDTYGFPVELTEEVAEDAGLKVDHAGFEKEMEAQRERARSARSKETSMGVQSAVLTDIKVESKFVGYSNLEATSKLLIILKDEEILSELSDGTAQLIFAETPFYAEMGGQVADHGTIKDQDGTIVAHVENVLKAPNGQFLHTVQVTGKLVEGAIYELHVDEKMRNRILKNHTATHLLHRALKDILGDHANQAGSLVTPGHLRFDFTHFGQVTSEELVQMEAIVNEKIWDAIPVETVETDIDTAKNMGAMALFGEKYGKEVRVVNIGGYSIELCGGTHVTNTEDIGIFKIVSESGIGAGVRRIEAVTSKEAYELMNEEEKQLKAIAGIVKSPQLKEVVSKTEQLQQQLRDLQKENEQLAGKLANQQAGDIFKDIKEINGTTYIAAKVNVKDMNQLRQLADQWKQKEVSDVLVLATAQDEKVSLLAAMTKSANDKGLKAGDLIKTIAPKVGGGGGGRPDMAQAGGKNPAGISDALAEVANWLAK from the coding sequence ATGAAACAATTATCAAGTAGTCAAGTTCGCCAAATGTATCTAGACTTTTTCAAATCAAAAGGTCATTCAGTAGAGCCAAGTGCTTCACTGGTTCCAGTAAATGACCCAACACTATTATGGATCAATTCAGGTGTTGCTACGTTGAAAAAATATTTTGATGGTTCTGTAGTGCCAGAAAATCCGAGAATCACAAATGCTCAAAAGTCTATTCGTACGAATGATATTGAAAATGTTGGAAAAACAGCTCGTCACCATACAATGTTTGAAATGTTAGGAAATTTCTCGATCGGGGATTACTTTAAAAAAGAAGCGATTCACTGGGCGTGGGAATTTTTAACATCTCCTGAATGGATGGCGTTTGATCCAGAAAAGTTATATGTTACAGTCTATCCAAAAGATACTGAAGCAAAACGGATTTGGCATGAAGAAGTTGGTTTATCAATGAAGCATATCATTGATATTGAAGACAATTTCTGGGATATCGGTGCGGGTCCTTGTGGTCCAGATTCAGAAATCTTTTATGATCGTGGCGAGTCATTCAATGATGTAGCAGAAGATGATCCCGAAAATTATCCAGGTGGCGAAAATGAACGTTATTTGGAAATTTGGAACTTAGTCTTTTCTGAGTTTAATCATCAAGCAGATGACACCTATGAGCCATTGCCACATAAAAACATTGATACAGGCATGGGCTTGGAGCGTGTAGTTTCTATTGTTCAAAATGCACCAACGAACTTTGAAACAGATTTATTTATGCCAATCATTCATGCAGTAGAAAAATTAAGCGGACAAGTAACATATGGTCAAGCACCGCAGACAGATATTTCTTTTAAAGTCATTGCTGACCATATTCGTGCGTTATCTTTTGCGATCGGTGATGGCGCACTGCCTTCTAATGAAGGTCGTGGCTATGTGTTACGTCGTTTGTTACGTCGTGCAGTTATGCATGGGAAAAAATTAGGTATCAATGAAGCCTTCTTATACAAATTAGTTCCTGTTGTTGGAAAAGTAATGGTGAGTTATTACCCAGAAGTGTTACAACAAAAAGACTTTATCGAAAAAGTGGTTCGTACAGAAGAAGAACGTTTCCATGAAACAATCAATGAAGGTTTAGATATTCTAAACGAGTTGATTACAAAAGTAAAAGCAGCTAAAGAAGAAACGCTGAATGGTAAAGACATTTTCAAATTATACGATACGTATGGTTTCCCTGTTGAGTTAACAGAAGAAGTTGCAGAAGATGCGGGCTTAAAAGTCGATCATGCAGGTTTTGAAAAAGAAATGGAAGCGCAAAGAGAACGGGCCCGTTCTGCACGAAGTAAAGAAACATCAATGGGTGTTCAATCGGCCGTATTGACTGACATCAAAGTTGAAAGTAAATTTGTCGGCTATAGTAATTTAGAAGCAACAAGCAAACTTTTAATCATTTTAAAAGACGAAGAAATTCTTAGCGAACTTTCTGATGGAACGGCACAATTGATCTTTGCTGAAACACCATTCTATGCTGAAATGGGTGGACAAGTAGCCGATCACGGAACGATCAAAGACCAAGATGGAACGATTGTAGCTCATGTAGAGAATGTTTTAAAAGCACCAAATGGTCAATTTTTACACACCGTTCAAGTGACTGGGAAATTAGTTGAAGGCGCAATATACGAACTTCATGTAGATGAAAAAATGCGCAACCGTATCTTAAAAAATCATACGGCAACCCATTTATTGCACCGTGCTTTAAAAGATATTCTAGGTGATCATGCGAACCAAGCTGGTTCATTAGTAACTCCAGGACATTTACGCTTTGACTTCACTCATTTTGGACAAGTAACTTCAGAAGAATTAGTTCAAATGGAAGCAATCGTCAATGAAAAAATCTGGGATGCTATTCCTGTTGAAACCGTTGAAACAGATATCGACACAGCAAAAAATATGGGGGCAATGGCTTTATTCGGTGAAAAATACGGTAAAGAAGTCCGCGTCGTAAATATCGGTGGTTATTCAATCGAGCTTTGTGGTGGAACTCATGTGACGAATACAGAAGATATCGGTATTTTCAAAATCGTATCTGAGTCAGGAATCGGAGCAGGTGTGCGAAGAATTGAAGCGGTAACAAGTAAAGAAGCATATGAGCTAATGAATGAAGAAGAAAAACAACTAAAAGCCATTGCAGGAATTGTTAAATCACCTCAATTGAAAGAAGTTGTCTCAAAAACAGAACAATTACAACAACAATTACGGGATTTACAAAAAGAAAATGAACAACTTGCTGGAAAATTAGCAAATCAACAAGCAGGAGACATTTTCAAAGACATTAAAGAAATCAATGGCACAACATATATTGCTGCTAAAGTAAATGTAAAAGATATGAATCAATTACGTCAATTAGCAGATCAATGGAAACAAAAAGAAGTATCAGATGTGCTCGTTTTAGCAACAGCTCAAGATGAAAAAGTCAGCTTATTAGCAGCTATGACAAAATCAGCCAATGACAAAGGTCTAAAAGCTGGTGATTTGATTAAAACAATCGCACCAAAAGTTGGCGGCGGCGGCGGTGGCCGTCCGGATATGGCTCAAGCTGGAGGGAAAAATCCTGCAGGAATCAGTGATGCATTAGCTGAGGTAGCTAATTGGTTAGCGAAATAA